The following proteins are encoded in a genomic region of Thermocrinis sp.:
- a CDS encoding DEAD/DEAH box helicase, translating into MSEQLRRAIKDLGFEKPTPIQKEAIPLALKGYDILGQAATGTGKTAAFGIPIIEGIRKEDSLKALILTPTRELAIQVKEQIQHLAKYKGLKVSVFYGGTPVAKNIEFLEKNNPNIVVGTPGRIKDLINRSALDLSRVSYFVLDEADLMLDMGFIEDVEYILKHVPLQRQNFMFSATIPKQVEELAKKHLRKDYKFTRVINAELKPKIEERLIKLNSPGQKISELEKILRDHILERIIIFVRTRKDAKELAERLLSKNFNVVSLHGDMTQKQRENALRLFKEGKVKIVVATDVASRGLDIKGVGVVINYHIPEDPEVYIHRIGRTGRIGNYGKAYSFVTPEDSRALWRIKKLKESYQNI; encoded by the coding sequence TTGAGTGAGCAATTAAGGAGGGCTATAAAAGACTTAGGTTTTGAAAAGCCCACTCCTATTCAAAAAGAAGCTATACCCTTAGCACTCAAGGGTTATGATATTCTGGGACAAGCAGCTACGGGAACTGGCAAAACTGCGGCCTTTGGAATACCAATAATAGAGGGTATTAGGAAAGAAGATAGCTTGAAGGCTCTTATACTCACACCTACAAGAGAGCTCGCAATTCAGGTAAAAGAACAAATTCAGCATCTTGCCAAGTATAAGGGACTGAAAGTTTCTGTGTTTTACGGTGGAACGCCTGTAGCAAAAAACATTGAGTTTTTAGAAAAAAATAATCCTAACATAGTGGTAGGAACGCCCGGAAGGATTAAAGACCTGATCAACAGATCTGCCTTAGACCTTAGCAGGGTTTCATACTTCGTGCTTGATGAAGCGGACCTGATGCTTGATATGGGGTTTATTGAAGATGTAGAATACATACTAAAACATGTACCTTTGCAAAGGCAAAACTTTATGTTCTCGGCTACCATACCAAAGCAGGTGGAGGAGCTTGCTAAGAAACATCTTAGAAAGGACTATAAGTTTACAAGAGTCATAAATGCAGAACTTAAGCCCAAAATAGAAGAGAGGTTGATAAAGCTAAATTCTCCAGGACAGAAGATTTCTGAGTTAGAGAAGATATTAAGAGATCATATATTGGAAAGGATCATTATATTCGTCAGAACACGCAAGGACGCTAAGGAACTAGCAGAAAGATTGCTAAGTAAGAACTTTAACGTAGTATCTCTTCATGGAGATATGACGCAAAAACAGAGAGAGAATGCTTTAAGACTGTTTAAAGAAGGAAAGGTAAAAATTGTGGTTGCTACTGATGTGGCATCTCGTGGTTTGGATATAAAGGGTGTAGGTGTGGTTATAAACTATCACATACCCGAAGATCCGGAGGTCTATATACATCGTATAGGAAGGACGGGGAGAATTGGCAATTATGGAAAAGCTTACAGCTTTGTGACACCAGAAGACAGTAGAGCTCTGTGGAGGATAAAAAAATTAAAGGAAAGTTATCAGAATATATGA
- a CDS encoding type IV pilus twitching motility protein PilT, whose protein sequence is MVPTETVQAQEIRLVEILYRAMLLKASDIHITAGFKPAVRVDGKITPLADYPVLTPEMAQHLIYSIMSEKHRKQLEEKGQVDFSFGVKDVGRFRANVFFQRGSVAGVFRRLPSKIMTIEEVGLPNRVLELCHKSMGLILVTGPTGSGKTTTLAALINYINETFPYHIITIEDPIEYVFRHKKSIVNQREIGEDVDNFADALRSALREDPDVILVGEMRDLETIETALRAAETGHLVFGTLHTNTAISTITRIIDVFPPSQQEQIRIQLSFVLQGVISQKLIPKIGGGRVLAYELLIPNTAIRNLIRENKLQQVYSLMQSGQSESGMQTMNQSLFSLYKRGLITLEDAYKYSPDIKELERMLGLRG, encoded by the coding sequence ATGGTGCCAACAGAAACAGTCCAGGCTCAAGAAATAAGATTAGTAGAAATACTATACAGGGCTATGCTGTTAAAGGCATCCGATATACATATAACTGCTGGGTTTAAGCCTGCAGTAAGGGTGGATGGTAAGATAACTCCTTTGGCGGATTATCCCGTGCTTACTCCTGAGATGGCCCAGCACCTCATATATTCAATCATGTCAGAAAAGCACAGAAAACAGTTAGAGGAGAAGGGGCAGGTAGATTTTTCTTTTGGAGTAAAGGATGTGGGTAGGTTTAGGGCTAATGTTTTTTTTCAAAGAGGTTCGGTGGCCGGAGTCTTTAGAAGACTTCCAAGCAAAATAATGACAATTGAAGAAGTAGGACTACCAAATAGAGTTTTAGAACTCTGTCACAAAAGTATGGGACTAATCTTGGTAACAGGTCCAACGGGTTCGGGTAAGACTACCACATTAGCCGCACTTATCAACTATATAAACGAAACCTTTCCCTATCACATAATAACAATAGAAGACCCTATAGAATACGTATTTCGTCATAAAAAAAGCATAGTCAATCAAAGGGAAATAGGTGAAGACGTGGATAATTTTGCAGATGCTCTCAGATCGGCATTAAGAGAAGATCCAGATGTAATCCTTGTGGGAGAAATGAGAGATTTAGAAACTATAGAAACAGCTCTAAGAGCTGCAGAAACAGGGCACCTGGTTTTTGGGACCTTGCATACAAACACCGCCATTTCCACAATTACCCGTATAATAGATGTTTTTCCACCAAGCCAACAGGAACAAATCAGAATACAGTTGTCCTTTGTGTTGCAGGGTGTTATCTCCCAGAAGCTAATACCTAAGATTGGTGGGGGTCGTGTTTTGGCATATGAACTGCTCATCCCAAACACAGCCATAAGGAACTTAATAAGGGAAAACAAACTGCAGCAAGTTTATTCTTTAATGCAAAGTGGCCAAAGTGAAAGCGGCATGCAAACTATGAATCAATCTCTTTTCTCCCTTTACAAAAGAGGTCTAATAACCTTGGAAGATGCCTACAAGTACTCTCCAGATATCAAGGAACTTGAGCGTATGCTTGGTTTAAGAGGATAA
- a CDS encoding type II secretion system F family protein, translating into MPRFRYKVIDEAGNIIEQEGNYPSEDELLVELSKGNYSLVQIERLDKGEKKVGEKESVRIKLPFGGVSDRDISIFCRQLGTMVNAGLNLVDALNIIADQTPNKRLASAAKDVATRINEGMGVSAAMQRHPNVFPEFVVNLVKVGEETGNLDASLIKAADYYEKIAMIKSKIKSASFYPTFVVVVATFIVSGILYFLVPTFAEIYSSLGGELPLPTQMLIAASNALRNSLPTVIISIVAFSLVFRYLYRNNYAFRKGVHKLSLRVPKMNDLVVKSTMAKFARTMAALFSAGVALERAFEVAGQTTDNLVIKEAVEQAKKEVIEGEPMYRALEKTGLFPKVVIAMIKVGEDTGRLDDMLETIARFYEDEFDKTVDGMIKLIEPMLIVFIGGVVGLILIALYMPIFKMGELIKT; encoded by the coding sequence ATGCCAAGGTTTAGGTACAAAGTTATAGATGAAGCAGGAAACATAATAGAACAGGAAGGAAATTATCCTAGCGAAGATGAGCTCTTGGTTGAGCTTTCTAAGGGTAATTATTCCCTAGTCCAAATAGAAAGGCTTGATAAAGGAGAAAAGAAGGTTGGAGAAAAGGAAAGTGTACGTATAAAACTACCCTTTGGTGGTGTAAGTGATAGGGACATATCCATATTCTGCAGACAGTTAGGAACTATGGTTAACGCTGGGTTAAATCTGGTAGACGCTTTAAACATTATAGCAGATCAAACGCCTAATAAAAGACTTGCATCCGCAGCAAAGGATGTAGCCACTAGGATAAATGAAGGGATGGGAGTATCGGCTGCAATGCAAAGGCACCCCAATGTTTTCCCAGAGTTTGTGGTAAACCTTGTAAAAGTGGGTGAAGAAACTGGAAATTTAGATGCTTCCCTGATTAAAGCTGCGGATTATTACGAAAAGATCGCTATGATCAAAAGCAAGATAAAGAGCGCTTCTTTTTATCCCACCTTTGTAGTTGTGGTAGCTACCTTTATAGTTTCAGGCATACTGTATTTTCTAGTTCCGACTTTTGCCGAGATTTACTCCAGCTTAGGAGGAGAACTGCCTCTGCCAACCCAGATGCTGATTGCAGCATCAAACGCCTTGAGAAACAGTCTTCCAACGGTGATAATTTCAATAGTTGCTTTTTCGCTTGTATTTAGGTATTTATACCGCAATAACTACGCTTTTAGAAAAGGTGTACATAAGCTTTCCTTAAGAGTGCCAAAGATGAATGATTTGGTTGTAAAAAGCACAATGGCTAAGTTTGCTAGAACGATGGCCGCTCTGTTTTCCGCCGGTGTAGCTTTGGAAAGGGCTTTTGAAGTAGCAGGACAGACAACGGACAACTTAGTCATAAAAGAGGCGGTAGAGCAGGCAAAAAAGGAAGTTATAGAAGGAGAACCTATGTACAGAGCCCTGGAAAAGACTGGCCTTTTCCCAAAAGTAGTCATAGCTATGATAAAGGTCGGTGAAGACACTGGCCGACTTGACGACATGCTGGAAACCATAGCCAGATTTTACGAGGATGAGTTTGATAAAACTGTGGATGGAATGATAAAGCTTATAGAACCCATGCTTATAGTGTTTATAGGTGGTGTGGTAGGTCTTATATTAATCGCACTGTATATGCCCATATTCAAGATGGGTGAGCTGATAAAGACTTAA
- the argJ gene encoding bifunctional glutamate N-acetyltransferase/amino-acid acetyltransferase ArgJ, translating into MDILMGLGKAGLKKSGEPDILVILLPQSCNASFLFTSNHFKSASVLYSEKVLRGTDRIRAMVINSGNANCGVGQEGIMHAEMMAREVAKHLDIDHKEVLVFSTGVIGKPLPIEDVLKGITSACKILEPLDLKRASQVISTTDRFPKYDFVKKGSLEVFGFAKGAGMIHPNMATMLSFVFTNADIDSLTLTELHREINEKTFNSITVDACTSTNDSFGLISLGVLKEDLENVRQAVEEVSLNLAKKIVEDGEGATKIIKVIVKNASLSIKAKAIAEKVATSNLVKTAIFGKDPNWGRIVAAAGSTPFPIDQFKMKVYIGNHLVYDGKAHPKAVEGAKRYLEENKEIEITIDLGEGKESWVYYSSDLSYDYIRINSEYTT; encoded by the coding sequence ATGGATATTCTTATGGGATTAGGTAAAGCAGGTTTGAAGAAAAGTGGAGAGCCAGACATACTCGTTATCCTCCTTCCTCAGTCCTGTAATGCTTCCTTTTTATTTACGAGCAACCATTTTAAGTCCGCCAGCGTTTTGTACTCAGAAAAGGTGCTTAGAGGAACAGATAGAATAAGAGCTATGGTTATAAACAGTGGAAATGCTAACTGCGGAGTAGGTCAGGAAGGTATAATGCATGCAGAAATGATGGCAAGAGAGGTGGCAAAGCATTTGGACATTGACCATAAGGAGGTTCTTGTTTTTTCCACAGGGGTTATAGGCAAGCCTCTTCCTATTGAAGATGTGTTAAAGGGAATAACATCTGCTTGTAAAATATTGGAGCCTTTGGATTTAAAAAGGGCGAGCCAGGTTATCTCTACAACGGACAGATTCCCTAAGTATGATTTTGTAAAAAAAGGTAGCTTAGAGGTTTTTGGTTTTGCGAAGGGTGCAGGTATGATACACCCTAATATGGCTACCATGCTTAGCTTTGTATTTACTAATGCAGACATTGACAGTTTAACGCTTACGGAACTTCACAGAGAAATAAACGAAAAGACATTTAACTCTATAACCGTAGATGCTTGCACCAGCACCAACGATAGCTTTGGCTTAATAAGCCTTGGAGTCTTAAAAGAAGATTTGGAGAATGTAAGACAAGCAGTAGAAGAAGTTTCGTTAAACTTGGCAAAAAAGATAGTGGAAGATGGAGAGGGTGCAACCAAGATAATAAAGGTCATTGTAAAAAATGCATCCTTGAGCATAAAGGCTAAGGCTATAGCTGAGAAAGTGGCAACATCCAATCTCGTTAAGACTGCTATCTTTGGAAAAGACCCAAATTGGGGAAGGATCGTGGCGGCTGCAGGCTCTACTCCCTTTCCCATAGACCAGTTTAAAATGAAGGTTTATATAGGCAATCATTTGGTATATGACGGAAAGGCCCATCCAAAGGCAGTAGAAGGAGCAAAAAGATACTTAGAGGAAAACAAAGAAATAGAGATAACAATAGACCTGGGGGAAGGAAAAGAGAGCTGGGTTTATTATTCCTCAGATCTTTCCTATGATTACATAAGAATAAATTCAGAATACACTACTTAA
- a CDS encoding NAD(P)H-dependent glycerol-3-phosphate dehydrogenase → MGKLTILGGGRWGTALGLHLSKKGFEIIFFDRNSAVVESLRKGKDAYWGMEFAKNPRATNVLDEAIEFSDLIVIALPVQVIRGVLEKPNLRGKVVVSASKGLEVGTSKRVSQIVQELCRDCKTFVLSGPSFAEEVAKGLPCAVVLAGKDLDTLKELRGVFHSETFRVYLSEDTVGVELGGALKNVIAIACGISDGLGFGDNARASLITRGLAEIVRIGSSLGGKKETFYGLSGLGDLVLTSTSSKSRNRTFGFLLGQGLSVEEAEARIGQVVEGKETVKAVKKLTEELKIYAPISWAVYQVVVENIPPEQVARDLLLRPPQREFEYL, encoded by the coding sequence ATGGGTAAGCTAACTATTTTAGGTGGTGGGCGGTGGGGAACAGCTCTTGGACTGCATCTTTCAAAAAAAGGCTTTGAGATAATTTTCTTTGATAGAAATTCGGCTGTGGTTGAAAGCTTAAGAAAGGGTAAGGATGCATACTGGGGGATGGAGTTTGCGAAAAATCCAAGAGCCACCAACGTATTGGATGAAGCCATAGAATTTTCTGATCTTATAGTGATAGCCCTTCCAGTGCAAGTAATAAGGGGGGTGCTGGAAAAGCCAAACCTTAGAGGAAAGGTGGTAGTATCTGCCTCCAAAGGATTGGAGGTGGGGACTTCCAAAAGAGTTTCTCAGATAGTTCAAGAGCTCTGCCGAGACTGCAAGACCTTCGTTCTGTCTGGCCCATCCTTTGCGGAAGAGGTGGCAAAGGGGCTTCCTTGTGCAGTGGTGCTTGCGGGAAAAGACTTGGATACTTTAAAGGAATTAAGAGGTGTATTCCATTCTGAAACTTTCAGAGTTTATCTTTCTGAAGATACAGTGGGTGTTGAGTTAGGTGGTGCTTTAAAGAATGTGATAGCTATTGCGTGTGGTATATCGGACGGTCTCGGTTTTGGAGACAATGCTAGGGCTTCTTTGATAACCCGCGGTTTGGCGGAGATAGTTAGAATAGGATCTTCTTTGGGGGGTAAAAAGGAAACCTTTTACGGGCTTTCTGGTTTGGGAGATTTAGTGCTAACTTCCACTTCTTCTAAATCCAGAAACAGAACCTTTGGCTTTTTGTTAGGGCAAGGATTGAGTGTAGAAGAGGCAGAAGCTCGCATAGGGCAGGTTGTGGAGGGCAAAGAAACAGTTAAAGCTGTAAAAAAACTAACGGAAGAGCTAAAAATATACGCTCCTATATCTTGGGCTGTTTATCAGGTTGTGGTTGAAAACATTCCACCTGAGCAGGTGGCCCGTGATCTTCTTCTGAGACCTCCTCAGAGAGAGTTTGAATATTTATAA
- the recJ gene encoding single-stranded-DNA-specific exonuclease RecJ produces the protein MRGLSGKSWVLLSELIKPDADKIHSLGPIVAQILANRGVDESALDLRLKNLSPPYSIPNLSRAVDRIKRAILKKEKIILFGDYDVDGITGTALLYKFLKAAGATAIPIVPSRQSGYGLNKKLVDKFSKYADLLITIDNGTTAVEELKAFGKDSIVIDHHNIGEDIPTTILVNPKLIEDLPTEFKELSSASLVFYLTAVLSKELNMSYDPRVDMYIPAIGTLADFMPLNVLNRIIVSYGIRCLEYIQKGLIVSHGIKALMETAGINGAITSRDISFSIVPRLNAPGRVSRPSIALKLFLAEDEDRAKAFAKKIEEINQRRKLIAQKAYELALKQALLQEDRRFIVVVLDSWAGGVAGILAGRLSSMFQKPAAVFVVGDHAVGSVRSANGINVYEGLSKISHLFLRWGGHAYAVGLTIEKEKIPIFKELVEEVFVDVQDLPTLEIDMALQPESITSRLIEDLHKLEPFGEGFPAPTFMCDVRLVPISCDENKLELRSDKYNLFLCWDKDLKRKILKKGRIEGKVAYQIDLRNPRRLILVDVEDNG, from the coding sequence ATGAGAGGACTTTCGGGTAAAAGTTGGGTATTGTTAAGCGAATTAATAAAACCTGATGCAGACAAAATACATAGCCTTGGACCCATAGTAGCTCAAATTTTGGCAAACAGAGGTGTGGATGAATCTGCCTTAGACCTAAGGTTAAAAAATCTTTCCCCCCCTTACAGCATACCCAACCTAAGTAGAGCCGTGGATAGGATAAAGAGGGCCATATTAAAAAAGGAGAAGATAATTCTGTTTGGTGATTACGATGTGGATGGTATAACAGGGACAGCGTTGCTTTATAAGTTCCTAAAAGCTGCAGGAGCTACCGCAATTCCAATAGTCCCAAGCAGGCAGTCTGGTTATGGCCTGAACAAAAAGCTGGTAGATAAGTTTTCAAAGTACGCAGATTTACTCATAACCATAGATAACGGAACAACGGCAGTGGAGGAGCTTAAGGCATTTGGTAAGGATTCTATAGTTATAGACCATCACAATATCGGAGAAGATATACCAACTACTATTTTAGTGAATCCTAAGCTAATTGAAGATTTACCAACAGAATTTAAAGAGCTGTCCTCCGCCAGTTTGGTCTTTTACCTTACAGCAGTCCTATCCAAAGAGTTGAACATGAGTTATGACCCAAGGGTAGACATGTACATACCCGCCATAGGCACGCTGGCGGATTTTATGCCTTTGAACGTGCTAAACAGGATAATAGTGTCTTATGGTATAAGATGTCTTGAATACATTCAAAAAGGGCTTATAGTTTCCCACGGTATAAAGGCCTTGATGGAAACTGCGGGAATAAACGGCGCTATAACTTCAAGGGACATATCCTTTTCTATAGTCCCAAGGCTGAACGCTCCTGGGAGGGTATCAAGACCTTCCATAGCTCTAAAGCTGTTTTTAGCGGAAGATGAAGATAGGGCAAAGGCTTTTGCAAAGAAAATAGAGGAGATAAATCAAAGAAGAAAGCTTATAGCTCAGAAAGCTTATGAGTTGGCTCTAAAGCAGGCTTTATTGCAGGAGGACAGAAGGTTTATCGTGGTTGTTCTGGACAGTTGGGCTGGGGGCGTGGCTGGTATTTTGGCAGGAAGACTTTCTTCCATGTTTCAAAAGCCGGCGGCTGTCTTTGTTGTGGGGGATCACGCTGTTGGCTCTGTAAGAAGCGCCAATGGAATAAACGTTTACGAAGGTTTAAGTAAGATCTCCCATCTATTCCTTAGATGGGGCGGGCACGCTTATGCGGTGGGATTAACCATTGAGAAGGAAAAGATACCTATCTTTAAAGAATTGGTTGAAGAGGTTTTTGTGGATGTACAGGACCTTCCCACTCTTGAAATAGATATGGCTCTACAGCCAGAGTCTATAACTTCAAGGTTAATAGAAGACCTTCACAAGCTTGAGCCCTTTGGAGAGGGTTTCCCAGCGCCTACCTTTATGTGTGATGTTAGACTCGTGCCGATCAGTTGCGATGAGAACAAACTTGAGCTAAGGTCAGATAAATACAATCTCTTTCTGTGCTGGGACAAAGATCTAAAAAGAAAGATTCTCAAAAAAGGTCGTATAGAAGGAAAAGTGGCATATCAAATAGACTTAAGAAATCCAAGGAGATTAATACTGGTAGACGTGGAGGACAATGGGTAA
- the murC gene encoding UDP-N-acetylmuramate--L-alanine ligase, with amino-acid sequence MFREKIKNLHFVGIGGIGMSGIAQVLLQMGYKVSGSDLKENKNTQLLRSMGAKIFIGHREENIGDGQVVVYSSAVPENNPEIQEAKRRGIPVISRGEMLAELFRLKEGIAVCGSHGKTTTTSMIAHVMYEGGLDPTVVVGGILKSLGSNAKLGKDNLIVSEADESDGSFLKLKPTVSVITNIDKEHLGFYKDIEEIKQAFLEFANSVPFYGFCVMNVDDSNSMELIPKVSKRVITYGIHQPAQVRAKNLSQEWGHYTFEVLWKDKPIGKVKLGVPGKHNIYNALACISVCLEMDIKPRIIFDALAHFKNAERRLEFKGEFNGCVVYDDYGHHPTEIRVVLDSLRELYPGKKTLLVFQPHRYSRTYHLFDEFVKVLKLADICIVTDIYPAGEENVFGVSSKTLAEKAQCMYISEKEELFSWLEEHAKDCVLLFMGAGSIGKWSEELLNERTFG; translated from the coding sequence ATGTTCAGAGAAAAGATAAAGAACTTACATTTTGTGGGAATAGGCGGTATAGGCATGAGCGGGATTGCTCAGGTGCTTTTGCAGATGGGTTATAAAGTATCCGGCTCGGACCTGAAAGAAAATAAAAACACCCAACTTTTGAGAAGCATGGGTGCAAAGATCTTTATAGGTCACAGGGAGGAAAACATAGGCGATGGGCAAGTGGTGGTATATTCCTCTGCAGTCCCTGAGAACAACCCTGAAATACAGGAGGCAAAAAGAAGGGGTATTCCAGTTATCTCTCGTGGGGAGATGCTTGCGGAGCTCTTTCGCCTAAAAGAAGGTATAGCGGTTTGTGGTTCTCACGGTAAAACCACCACCACCTCTATGATAGCTCACGTTATGTATGAGGGGGGGCTGGATCCTACCGTAGTTGTGGGAGGTATTCTAAAGAGCCTTGGTAGCAATGCCAAGCTTGGAAAGGATAACTTGATTGTCTCGGAAGCTGATGAGAGCGACGGGTCCTTTTTAAAGCTTAAACCAACCGTTTCCGTAATCACTAACATAGATAAAGAGCACCTGGGATTTTACAAAGATATTGAAGAGATAAAGCAGGCTTTTTTGGAGTTTGCAAACAGCGTGCCCTTTTATGGTTTTTGCGTTATGAACGTAGATGATTCAAATAGCATGGAGCTTATTCCAAAGGTTTCTAAAAGAGTAATAACATATGGCATACATCAACCAGCTCAGGTAAGAGCTAAAAATCTAAGTCAAGAATGGGGCCATTACACCTTTGAAGTTTTGTGGAAGGATAAACCAATTGGAAAGGTAAAGCTCGGTGTGCCGGGAAAACATAATATCTACAATGCTTTGGCTTGCATATCTGTATGTCTTGAAATGGATATAAAACCCAGGATTATATTTGACGCTTTGGCGCACTTTAAGAACGCAGAAAGAAGGTTGGAATTTAAGGGAGAGTTCAATGGATGTGTAGTTTACGACGACTACGGACATCATCCAACGGAGATAAGGGTGGTTTTAGATAGCTTAAGGGAACTTTATCCTGGAAAAAAGACATTATTGGTTTTCCAACCACACAGATACTCAAGAACCTACCATCTGTTTGACGAGTTTGTGAAGGTTTTAAAACTGGCGGACATCTGTATAGTTACGGATATATATCCAGCAGGAGAGGAGAACGTCTTTGGTGTATCCTCAAAGACCCTGGCAGAGAAAGCACAGTGCATGTATATTTCAGAAAAAGAAGAGCTCTTTTCATGGTTGGAAGAACATGCTAAGGACTGTGTCTTGCTTTTTATGGGTGCGGGCAGTATAGGAAAGTGGTCTGAGGAGCTTTTAAATGAGAGGACTTTCGGGTAA
- the thrC gene encoding threonine synthase has protein sequence MAKVKGLKCRECGKEYPVEPIHVCEFCFGPLEVVYDYEEIRKNLSRDKIEKGPKSLWRYIDLLPVEEPKVGLTAGFTPLRKAENLGRVLGLKELYIKDDSVNHPTLSFKDRVVSVALSKAVEFGFDTAACASTGNLANSVAAHSAQAGLNCFVFIPANLESQKIYGSLVFSPTVVAVEGNYDDVNRLCSEIANELYWAFVNINIRPYYAEGSKTLAFEVVEQLGWRAPDAVVAPAASGSLITKIWKGLKEMKLVGLIDEVKTRVYGAQAEGCSPIAQAWKEGRDYIKPVKPNTIAKSIAIGNPADGIYALQVTRESLGDWEIATDQEIIEGIKLLAETEGIFTETAGGTTIAVLKKLAQRGALKPDETVVVYITGNGYKTLEVLEGHLKETVRIKPTLADFKEKILARV, from the coding sequence ATGGCTAAGGTAAAAGGTCTAAAGTGTAGAGAGTGTGGAAAAGAGTATCCTGTAGAGCCAATACACGTTTGCGAGTTTTGCTTTGGGCCCCTGGAGGTAGTTTATGACTACGAAGAGATAAGGAAAAACCTATCCAGGGATAAAATAGAAAAGGGACCAAAAAGTCTTTGGAGATACATAGACCTTTTGCCAGTAGAAGAACCTAAGGTTGGGCTTACGGCGGGATTTACTCCTCTTAGAAAGGCGGAAAACCTCGGAAGGGTCCTTGGTCTAAAAGAGCTATACATAAAGGACGATTCGGTAAATCATCCTACCCTCTCATTCAAAGACAGGGTTGTTTCTGTGGCTCTTTCAAAGGCTGTGGAGTTTGGTTTTGATACCGCCGCATGTGCATCCACGGGTAATTTGGCAAACTCCGTGGCGGCTCACAGCGCGCAGGCCGGACTAAACTGCTTTGTTTTTATACCAGCAAACTTAGAATCTCAGAAAATATACGGAAGCCTTGTCTTTTCTCCCACAGTTGTGGCTGTGGAGGGAAACTATGACGACGTAAACAGGCTGTGTTCTGAAATAGCTAACGAACTCTACTGGGCTTTTGTAAACATAAACATAAGACCTTATTATGCGGAAGGCTCCAAAACTCTTGCCTTTGAGGTAGTGGAGCAGCTTGGATGGAGAGCTCCGGATGCGGTGGTAGCTCCAGCTGCTTCTGGCTCTCTTATCACAAAAATATGGAAAGGTCTAAAGGAGATGAAACTTGTAGGTCTGATAGATGAGGTAAAAACAAGAGTTTATGGGGCTCAAGCGGAGGGTTGCAGTCCCATAGCCCAAGCTTGGAAGGAAGGAAGGGATTATATAAAACCAGTTAAGCCAAACACCATAGCAAAGTCTATCGCAATAGGCAATCCAGCGGACGGCATATACGCTCTGCAGGTTACCAGAGAAAGCTTAGGAGATTGGGAAATAGCAACGGACCAAGAGATTATAGAAGGTATCAAGCTCTTGGCAGAAACGGAGGGAATCTTTACCGAAACTGCGGGCGGAACTACCATAGCGGTTCTAAAGAAGTTAGCTCAAAGGGGAGCCTTAAAACCAGACGAAACGGTGGTAGTCTATATCACAGGCAACGGCTATAAAACTTTGGAGGTGCTTGAAGGTCATCTAAAAGAAACCGTAAGGATAAAGCCTACCCTGGCAGACTTCAAGGAAAAGATACTCGCAAGAGTGTGA
- a CDS encoding lysophospholipid acyltransferase family protein, translating into MIKKLRRELTLILLPFISIVLRTLGRTIRWQNRYDFERDRGKIYALWHGNALGLALFGMDRGIVVLVSRFRDGDIADGILKRLGFETVRGSTENGKEEKGGRTAILKLMELLKSGKNVAITVDGPKGPAYKVKEGVVFLAMKTKAKIIPACVKFEKFVRLNTWDNLIIPYPFTKGWLLVGKEIEVKESNELKEKLKELEGELLRLESLS; encoded by the coding sequence ATGATAAAAAAGCTCAGAAGAGAGCTAACATTAATTTTACTACCTTTTATATCTATCGTCCTTAGAACCTTAGGCAGGACTATAAGATGGCAGAACCGCTATGACTTTGAAAGGGATAGAGGAAAGATATATGCCCTTTGGCACGGAAACGCTTTGGGTTTAGCTTTGTTTGGTATGGATAGGGGTATTGTGGTGTTGGTAAGCAGGTTTAGGGACGGAGATATAGCGGACGGTATTCTAAAAAGACTTGGTTTTGAGACTGTTAGAGGTTCAACGGAAAACGGTAAAGAAGAAAAGGGAGGCAGAACTGCAATTTTGAAGCTTATGGAGCTTTTAAAAAGTGGTAAAAACGTAGCTATCACTGTAGATGGTCCAAAGGGACCAGCCTACAAAGTTAAGGAAGGTGTTGTATTTTTAGCTATGAAAACCAAAGCAAAAATTATTCCTGCCTGTGTAAAGTTTGAAAAGTTCGTAAGATTAAACACCTGGGACAATCTGATAATACCCTATCCCTTCACGAAGGGTTGGCTTTTGGTAGGAAAGGAAATAGAGGTCAAAGAATCTAATGAGCTAAAAGAGAAGCTAAAGGAGCTGGAAGGGGAACTTCTCAGACTTGAAAGTTTATCCTGA